From a region of the Ammospiza nelsoni isolate bAmmNel1 chromosome 26, bAmmNel1.pri, whole genome shotgun sequence genome:
- the RPRML gene encoding reprimo-like protein: MNGSFFNQTLLEQAADPNRTQSLGMLLACCNGTSAVLATDAGSLVLAPDERSLFITRVVQIAVLCVLSLTVMFGVFFLGCNLLIKSESMINFLVKDRRPSKDVGAAIMGLY; this comes from the coding sequence ATGAATGGATCCTTTTTCAACCAGActctcctggagcaggcagctgaCCCCAACAGGACTCAGAGCTTGGGGATGCTCCTGGCCTGCTGCAATGGGACCAGCGCGGTGCTGGCGACGGATGCTGGCTCCTTGGTCCTGGCACCCGATGAGAGGAGCCTTTTCATCACAAGGGTGGTGCAGATTGCTGTCCTCTGCGTCCTCTCCTTGACTGTGATGTTTGGTGTCTTCTTTTTGGGCTGCAACCTGCTCATCAAGTCAGAGAGCATGATTAACTTTCTGGTGAAAGACCGAAGACCTTCCAAGGACGTGG